The region GTATTAGATGATTGATTCTTAGATCATGTGTCATGTATTTGTGCAGGCAAATATCTATAGGGAGGAAAAAAACTTGATCGACTTGTATGTTATACTGCTAAGATATTCAAGGTAAAGTGTTTTTAATTGCTTACACATCTGGACTTGTCCTTTGTATGTTTTGAGTTAATAATGAGTGACTGATGCTTTGGAGATGTGCCTGAATTTAAACAGTTTGGTGTCAGAGACTATACCATACCATAAAGATTACCAAGTTTTGTGTTCCAAagaaagatctttttataagaAGGTAAGTGATTTATCTGTAATTTACAATTTGTATGTTTAGCTTATCAAGTTTTAGTGATAAGGTACTAGATAAATTTGGTTCATGTCATGGTGTTGCAGAAATTGCTTGCTGTGCTAGATGAGCTGGAGGCTTTAAAGCCGAAAGTGCGTCTTCAGTTAGATGAACAGAAAACATTTAGCACTAATAGTCAGATGCATCAGCTTGATGGTCCGACTAGTGTTTCCTACACGCCTTCAGTAAATAACAAAGCCTCCTTAAACTACAGTAGCAAGCAGGTATTTATTGAGATTGAAGGTTtggttaaattttttaaaacctcCTTGCTTATTATTACTTTTGTCTCAGATGTCACAACAGATTACCGcgccttcatcttcattgaTGCAGAATAATGATTATGCTAGATTTTCTTCGCCAAAACCTGTTGAGTCTCAATTCCAGAAGATGTGAGTGCATTACTATGATACTATACCTAAAATCTATTACATCAAGTTGTTATTTAtgtaaaatatagaaaaaggttgtgattatttatatatctaaagTATCCTCATTTGTTTCGTAATGAATGTTAGGAAAATAGCTTCCTTTGCTAAGTATATAGTTAGTATTTCTTGATGGTCCAGTTATGTTTTGCTCGTTACAGTATCTATCTGTATGACTAAATATATGTCATTGATACTTTGattttttcttgaattatgtGGGGTATGAATAATAAGGCCAGAATTTTGGATAGAGAGGCTTCATGTGGTGTATAAACCACCGTTATTTAAAGTAGCTATTTAAGGCATCTGAGACCCATCCATCATAACTTGTCATTATCCTAACTGGGTTGATGAATTTTGAAACCATCACTACGAATTTATGAACCCAGGTAGAGCCATAAGATTTCGCTCATGCATTTGATAACAGCCATCTATTCCAAACATATCTTGATTAGAATTGGTTTTGCTTTAGATGATTGATATTCGATACATACTTACTTTTCAACTGCGGATGCAGTGATGCCAATGTTATTTACTGTCTGCTTGACCTTCCGGAGACCTCATACTGTGTTTCAGCTTAATAATATGTTTGGGTGTGTTACACGTAATgattattttctcattttcagGTCTCTTGGTTTACCTCTTCCAAAGCAGGAGACATTATCCAGGCATTCATTATTAGGACCAACTGGTCTACGTGGTCAATGGCTTGGTCCAATGGCTGAGGTTAAGGTAAACCATAGCTTCTTGGTGTTTACATTTCCCATAAACAAAAACCACTAATGTATTCTAAATTTGTTGATTCCTACTCTTGGTTCACAGGTTAATTATCCACTAATATTGTTGTGGACACTAAAGAATTCTCAGGTATGGGGTCAAATTAATGTTTcctaccccccccccccctttgtTTGGCATGCATTTAAGTTGGAAGGAACCTCTATTTGCTTTGTTGGTTAAATATACTTGGGAACTACAACCATGCACCGGTGTCTACTGCAAATTAGTTGCTTATAACATTTCAATCTTGTATCACTACTTTTATAGTCTGAATCAGGTGGGGCAACTAGAACCAGTGGCAAGCGTAAATGGATGGTGATTCAAATGCGGAAAAGTCAACCTTCAGAATCTGTTCCTATCTTCTGATGATGGCAGATGGCTTGCGAGGAAATCTGGTCCTCTCCAAGGAAGGCGGAGACAATGATTTTCAGTTGGGAAATTATTAGGCAACTTCTCCACCTCGCTGTCCTAGCACCAAGTGATGCCNNNNNNNNNNNNNNNNNNNNNNNNNNNNNNNNNNNNNNNNNNNNNNNNNCTTCATATCTTTCAACACCATTCTTCACTTCACGCTCAATCATCTCTAACATTTATCCCATATTTTTATCACCATGAGTAGCTAACTAATTTTCAGATAAATACCAGATGCTGGAATTAAGACTAGCAAATTATTCAGATGTCGAATTATTTATAGTGCTTTTGGTTCACGACTCGATCTTCGACTCGCGATATTGTCTGATAACTTAATTAACTCAATTCCATAAATGAAAACGAAGTTAAATAATGAACATGGAAGATATATCCTAATTCAAGCCTCAGTCTGTCactgatgattccgcgaattattgatgatgatgaatgctcgtaaaaataaattacgacacggtgaatttacgtggttcgatttactgaggtaaatctacgtccacgggaagaagggagggcaagattgtattgcttgatctgggattacagcttacaacacagacttgctatatgattttatctctagagagcttaacccttttctatctgatctaagttctatttatacatcgaactaggatcgtggtttgcagccccactaacaagatcgtgggtgagcaataactgctcataactgcttcataccactaaatagatcgtgggtatagtagaggtcgtggaggcctttcatgagtccactaaactcctagttcggtcgaatgctgagaccgaactgc is a window of Salvia splendens isolate huo1 chromosome 3, SspV2, whole genome shotgun sequence DNA encoding:
- the LOC121797032 gene encoding AMSH-like ubiquitin thioesterase 3 produces the protein MTRKVDVDNRISLRNYYRIADNILKQANIYREEKNLIDLYVILLRYSSLVSETIPYHKDYQVLCSKERSFYKKKLLAVLDELEALKPKVRLQLDEQKTFSTNSQMHQLDGPTSVSYTPSVNNKASLNYSSKQMSQQITAPSSSLMQNNDYARFSSPKPVESQFQKMSLGLPLPKQETLSRHSLLGPTGLRGQWLGPMAEVKVNYPLILLWTLKNSQSESGGATRTSGKRKWMVIQMRKSQPSESVPIF